One window from the genome of Antricoccus suffuscus encodes:
- a CDS encoding mismatch-specific DNA-glycosylase, translated as MGFSRSELESFRDATLNGLIPADLKLLFVGINPGLWSAATQTHFAYPGNRFYPALRLAGITERDLTWSSGMPDADRDYLTQRGVGITNVVARATARADELTKDELRAGAEKLTRFVATHQPRVVAIAGITAYRTAFGKTKAKTGRQEERIADRPLWIVPNPSGLNAHETVASLAAAYREPAIEAGIVE; from the coding sequence GTGGGATTCAGCAGGAGTGAGCTCGAGTCGTTCCGCGACGCCACCCTGAACGGTCTCATTCCAGCCGACCTCAAACTCCTCTTTGTCGGCATCAACCCCGGCCTGTGGTCTGCCGCGACCCAGACGCATTTCGCGTATCCGGGCAACCGGTTCTACCCGGCGCTTCGGCTAGCTGGCATCACTGAGCGAGACCTCACGTGGTCGAGCGGCATGCCTGACGCTGACCGCGACTACCTGACGCAGCGGGGCGTCGGCATCACCAACGTCGTGGCTCGCGCGACTGCTCGCGCGGACGAGCTAACCAAAGACGAGCTTCGAGCAGGCGCTGAAAAGCTCACGCGGTTCGTCGCGACGCACCAGCCTCGAGTCGTCGCGATCGCCGGCATCACGGCGTACCGGACCGCGTTTGGCAAGACCAAGGCGAAGACCGGTCGACAGGAAGAGCGGATCGCCGACAGACCGTTATGGATCGTGCCCAACCCGAGCGGGCTCAATGCCCACGAAACTGTCGCCAGCCTCGCGGCGGCGTACCGCGAACCGGCCATCGAGGCCGGCATCGTTGAATAG
- a CDS encoding IS110 family transposase has product MSSIVAHHFRFVVGVDTHARNHVYALIAADTGEHIQTCQFPTTAAGLRRAIDWVAHRTGAVTDTLWVIEGIASYGALLAGAVAAGGWQVAEAPAMNARAQHGIGKSDPLDARRIADAVRGLDVTTLRRPRADSGVRAALQILLTAREAMTGERTRAVNALTALLRVHDLGIDARRPLTAAQVSQAARWRVHKEPLANQAARAEANRLAGRIHALDRDLTENTTRLRQAVQSSQAAPLLQETGIGPVTAATCLAAWSHPGRVRSEAAFAALAGVNPIPASSGNTTGRHRLNRGGDRRLNRALYFVTITRMRRDPDTKTYVDKRRAEGKTTRDIQRVLKRYLARQIYRTLNKTKPAPNPA; this is encoded by the coding sequence ATGTCTAGTATCGTCGCGCATCACTTCAGATTCGTGGTAGGCGTGGATACCCACGCCCGCAACCACGTGTACGCGCTCATCGCCGCCGACACCGGCGAACACATCCAGACTTGCCAGTTCCCGACTACCGCCGCGGGCCTGCGGCGCGCGATCGACTGGGTAGCACACCGTACCGGCGCGGTCACCGACACGCTGTGGGTGATCGAGGGCATCGCCTCCTACGGCGCGTTGTTAGCCGGCGCGGTCGCTGCCGGCGGCTGGCAGGTCGCCGAGGCGCCGGCGATGAACGCCCGCGCCCAGCACGGGATCGGTAAGTCCGACCCCCTCGACGCGCGGCGGATAGCCGACGCCGTGCGTGGCCTGGACGTGACCACGTTGCGCCGCCCCCGAGCCGACAGCGGCGTGCGCGCCGCGCTGCAGATCCTGCTGACCGCCCGCGAAGCGATGACCGGCGAGCGTACCCGCGCGGTGAACGCGTTGACCGCGCTGCTGCGCGTGCACGACCTGGGCATCGACGCCCGCCGGCCACTGACCGCCGCGCAGGTCAGCCAGGCCGCGCGCTGGAGAGTCCACAAAGAACCACTGGCCAATCAGGCCGCCCGCGCCGAAGCGAACCGCCTAGCCGGGCGGATCCACGCCCTCGACCGCGACCTCACCGAGAACACCACGCGCCTGCGCCAGGCAGTGCAATCCAGCCAGGCCGCGCCCCTGCTACAAGAGACCGGTATCGGGCCGGTCACCGCCGCGACCTGCCTGGCCGCGTGGTCGCATCCAGGCCGGGTGCGTTCCGAGGCCGCGTTCGCCGCCCTGGCCGGCGTGAACCCGATCCCGGCGTCCTCGGGCAACACCACCGGACGACACCGCCTCAACCGCGGCGGCGACCGGCGCCTGAACCGGGCACTGTATTTCGTCACCATCACCCGCATGAGACGCGACCCCGACACCAAGACCTACGTCGACAAACGCCGCGCCGAAGGCAAAACAACCAGGGACATCCAACGGGTCCTCAAACGCTACCTCGCCCGACAGATCTACCGAACCCTCAACAAGACGAAACCGGCCCCAAACCCGGCTTGA
- a CDS encoding ribbon-helix-helix protein, CopG family — MTAAKVYTIRVPESDAQQIEFVARVEGLSINELFRTALDQYFEVLRDDAGFVGRAKAQLAHDRKIAKRLV; from the coding sequence ATGACAGCAGCCAAGGTCTACACCATTCGCGTCCCCGAGAGCGATGCGCAGCAGATCGAGTTCGTCGCACGCGTCGAGGGTCTGTCCATAAATGAGCTCTTCCGGACGGCCCTTGATCAGTATTTTGAAGTGCTGAGAGACGACGCCGGCTTCGTCGGTAGGGCAAAGGCTCAGCTGGCCCACGATCGCAAGATTGCTAAGCGGCTCGTATGA
- a CDS encoding FUSC family protein: MTEAIAEQPARLPGRRPLLSRPPEWFDRFLGSDPGMTRLRMALQGVITIACALLAEYLFVHLTGALEIDPGPVDLPPAQAAAIAGQHHAVLVIAMMLGAVTAMNGSFMAGSASSPGEQLINYLLMPIPLVAGLATGLALGAYRTLALLSLVIFLAVGAYCRRFGPRGFFGGTLLFMGGFFGFFLHSAIGLADIGWLAAEICVGVLVTILVNFVFFYPRPQRALDRLRRSYTVRARSVAAYAAALFETDHDLERAATRLHRQLIRLNETALMIDAQLGHPRLSAPGFPATALHQRLFDAELALGNVARFSEAICRLETRPHVLDRVHRALTAIRDGDGASARALANQVLDELRATAESEQYGSRGRVLLHRFGTSVITLIDALEAWRTVGVEEPATEPDEFTPSVELMAGWLPGSRSVSATASNERGVGRLDRIALTPNVRVAIQMAVAVTIAILLGELLSERRFYWALIAVFVSFMGTSNVREQVNKSFYRVVGTFIGIMLGALVAHGVRNHTSLGIVVILGAVFLGMYLMRISYMFMVIGITVMVSLLYVQLNEFSDSLLVLRLEETAIGGAVAIITVLCVFPLRTGRVLRVAAREYISALSSVATASARLLIDPAHAVDLRPAARQVDAAYQALDTTVRAIRLPFWSPQGDGKITELVQIAAATRNYALELVSEAAHVQPVECARTQLEDAIGTFETSLSAVVVKLGGEAEGDNEGEGDGVYIRSASLFDQVMTSIPEHFESGPGRRILRDLVLIDSAMASIAETAGMTVRALDTNASAIDVEHRA; encoded by the coding sequence ATGACGGAGGCGATCGCTGAGCAGCCGGCCCGGCTTCCGGGGCGAAGACCGTTGTTGTCGCGACCGCCGGAGTGGTTTGACAGGTTCCTCGGTTCCGACCCGGGCATGACGCGGCTGCGGATGGCGCTACAAGGTGTCATCACGATTGCGTGCGCGTTGCTCGCCGAATACCTATTCGTGCATCTGACAGGCGCCCTCGAAATCGATCCGGGCCCGGTGGATCTTCCGCCCGCGCAGGCCGCGGCGATCGCGGGGCAGCACCATGCGGTTCTCGTCATCGCCATGATGCTCGGTGCAGTGACCGCCATGAACGGCTCGTTCATGGCTGGTAGCGCGTCCAGCCCCGGCGAACAGCTGATCAACTATTTGCTTATGCCGATACCGCTGGTGGCCGGCCTCGCAACGGGTCTGGCGCTCGGCGCGTATCGCACCCTCGCGCTTCTCTCACTTGTCATCTTCCTCGCGGTCGGCGCCTACTGTCGCCGGTTCGGGCCACGAGGGTTCTTCGGCGGCACATTGCTGTTCATGGGCGGCTTCTTCGGGTTCTTCTTACACAGCGCGATCGGGCTGGCCGACATAGGCTGGCTCGCCGCGGAGATCTGCGTCGGCGTACTCGTCACCATTCTCGTCAACTTCGTGTTCTTCTACCCGAGGCCGCAACGTGCGCTCGACCGGCTGCGGCGCAGCTATACGGTCCGGGCGCGATCGGTCGCGGCGTACGCCGCCGCCCTGTTTGAGACGGACCACGACCTGGAGCGCGCGGCCACCCGCTTGCATCGACAGCTGATACGGCTCAACGAGACGGCGCTGATGATCGACGCACAGTTGGGACATCCGAGGTTGAGCGCGCCCGGCTTTCCGGCCACCGCGCTGCACCAGCGGCTGTTCGACGCCGAGCTTGCGCTGGGCAACGTCGCTCGGTTCTCCGAGGCTATCTGCCGGCTTGAGACAAGGCCTCATGTCCTCGACCGGGTCCATCGGGCACTCACCGCAATCCGCGATGGGGACGGGGCGAGCGCGCGCGCTTTGGCCAACCAAGTGCTCGACGAGCTTCGCGCCACAGCAGAGTCCGAACAGTACGGCTCCCGAGGCCGGGTGCTTCTGCATCGTTTCGGTACGTCGGTGATCACGTTGATCGATGCACTCGAGGCGTGGCGCACGGTCGGCGTTGAGGAGCCGGCGACCGAACCCGATGAGTTCACGCCGTCGGTGGAGTTGATGGCAGGGTGGCTGCCAGGATCGCGGTCGGTCAGCGCGACCGCCTCAAACGAACGCGGCGTGGGCCGTCTGGACCGCATCGCGCTGACTCCGAACGTCCGAGTTGCGATCCAGATGGCTGTCGCGGTGACCATCGCGATCCTGCTCGGCGAGTTGCTGTCCGAACGCCGGTTCTATTGGGCACTGATCGCGGTATTCGTCTCGTTTATGGGCACCAGCAACGTACGCGAGCAGGTCAACAAGTCTTTCTACCGTGTGGTGGGTACGTTCATCGGAATCATGCTCGGCGCCCTGGTGGCCCACGGCGTCCGCAATCACACCAGCCTGGGAATTGTGGTGATCCTCGGTGCGGTCTTCCTCGGCATGTACCTGATGCGCATCAGCTACATGTTCATGGTTATCGGGATCACCGTGATGGTGTCATTGCTGTACGTCCAGTTGAACGAGTTCTCCGACTCGTTGCTTGTGCTGCGCCTCGAGGAGACCGCGATAGGCGGCGCGGTTGCCATCATTACCGTGCTCTGCGTCTTCCCGTTGCGGACCGGTCGGGTGCTGCGGGTTGCCGCCCGCGAATACATCAGCGCACTGTCATCGGTGGCGACCGCCAGCGCGCGGTTGCTCATCGACCCAGCCCACGCGGTCGACCTGCGCCCAGCAGCACGGCAGGTCGACGCGGCGTACCAGGCACTCGACACCACCGTGCGCGCGATTCGACTGCCATTTTGGTCGCCGCAAGGGGACGGCAAGATCACCGAGCTGGTGCAAATCGCCGCCGCGACACGCAACTATGCGCTCGAGCTCGTCTCCGAAGCCGCACACGTGCAGCCGGTCGAGTGCGCCCGCACGCAGCTGGAAGACGCCATCGGAACGTTCGAGACGTCGCTGTCGGCCGTGGTTGTGAAACTCGGCGGTGAAGCAGAAGGTGACAATGAAGGGGAAGGCGACGGCGTCTACATTCGATCCGCGTCGCTGTTCGACCAAGTCATGACCTCGATCCCCGAGCATTTCGAATCTGGTCCGGGGCGCCGGATCCTGCGCGACCTTGTCCTCATCGACTCCGCTATGGCCTCCATCGCGGAGACCGCGGGGATGACCGTACGGGCACTGGACACGAACGCTTCGGCTATCGACGTCGAACACCGCGCGTAG
- a CDS encoding acyl-CoA dehydrogenase family protein: MSSSPTSDLIPDYLADLVSGLDGFVRKEVIGRHETHRALLEDPRQHYDNDGRLVPEVVQIIRDIRMASAEAGYFNLAVPTHLGGSGLGHLAYYLAWKRVYELCPPGNWLAQFAISHWAFGPSIALEGITDEVKERVWPNLISGEQILCFGMSEPGAGSDAMAMTTRATPSGDGWALNGRKIWTTHVPIADWMVVFAVTDPDAQAARKGGISAFLVPMDSPGLELHSIIKMWGEIGGNEGETVFEDVRLEPWQLIGTQHRGFRAAMQGVSLGRIYNSARAVATGTWALQTALDYGAQRETFGEPLLDRQAIGHPLAEASARLHAAHLVALNTARLLDEGRPARKELPMMKYLAIEAANYAVDRAIQTHGAIGFSNELHLVEALSTFRALRVADGTDEILLRTILASLRSGDVEL; encoded by the coding sequence ATGTCTAGCAGCCCAACGTCGGATCTCATCCCTGATTACCTCGCCGACCTCGTGTCCGGACTGGACGGATTTGTCCGGAAGGAAGTGATTGGGCGACACGAGACGCACCGCGCGCTTCTCGAGGACCCACGACAGCACTATGACAATGACGGGCGTCTCGTTCCGGAGGTCGTCCAGATCATTCGAGACATACGCATGGCATCTGCCGAGGCTGGATACTTCAACCTCGCTGTCCCGACCCACCTCGGAGGTTCGGGACTCGGACACCTGGCCTACTACCTAGCATGGAAACGGGTGTACGAGTTGTGCCCGCCCGGCAACTGGCTGGCCCAGTTCGCCATCTCACACTGGGCCTTTGGGCCCAGCATCGCTCTAGAGGGAATCACCGATGAGGTCAAGGAGCGAGTATGGCCGAACCTGATCAGCGGTGAACAAATCCTCTGCTTCGGAATGTCAGAACCCGGAGCCGGCTCGGATGCGATGGCGATGACCACCAGAGCCACGCCGTCCGGCGATGGATGGGCGCTCAACGGTCGCAAGATCTGGACCACGCACGTCCCGATCGCCGACTGGATGGTCGTGTTCGCCGTGACCGACCCCGACGCCCAAGCCGCGCGCAAGGGCGGCATCAGCGCCTTCCTGGTCCCGATGGACAGTCCCGGACTCGAGCTGCATTCGATCATCAAGATGTGGGGCGAGATCGGCGGCAACGAGGGCGAGACCGTCTTTGAGGATGTCCGACTTGAGCCATGGCAGTTGATCGGCACCCAGCATCGAGGGTTCCGCGCCGCGATGCAGGGAGTCTCGCTCGGACGGATCTACAACTCTGCGCGCGCAGTCGCCACCGGCACCTGGGCCCTCCAGACGGCGCTTGACTATGGGGCTCAGCGTGAGACGTTCGGCGAGCCGCTGCTCGACCGGCAAGCAATTGGTCACCCGCTTGCTGAGGCATCGGCGCGACTTCACGCAGCGCATCTCGTCGCACTCAACACGGCTCGACTTCTTGATGAAGGTAGGCCTGCTCGCAAGGAGCTTCCGATGATGAAGTACCTCGCGATCGAGGCCGCCAATTATGCGGTCGATCGCGCCATCCAGACGCACGGCGCGATCGGGTTCTCCAACGAGCTGCATCTCGTCGAAGCGCTGAGCACGTTCCGGGCCTTGCGGGTCGCGGACGGCACGGACGAGATTCTCCTGCGTACGATCCTTGCCTCGCTCCGCTCCGGCGACGTGGAACTCTGA
- a CDS encoding MFS transporter, translating to MTTQSVNQQPSETAPKNPVHRSGRWIDNWDAEDETFWRNGGKKIANRNLGISVFAEFLGFGIWALWSIVVPQLNSVGFAFTIDQQFWLIAVPSLVGATLRIPYTFAIPMFGGRNWTVVSALLLLVPTGLLAYFVSRPETSFGVMLLVAATAGVGGGNFASSMANISFFYPQKEKGRALGLNAAGGNVGTAAVQFAVPIVIAIGAGIALERAGLMMIPFILLAGFLAWRFMDNLTSAKADFRAFAAAARNKHTWIISFLYIGTFGSFIGYSGAFPTLLKGQFPQMTLSIAFMGALVGSLTRPLGGIIADKVGGARVTIASFIVMAIGAYGAILALGSGNFILFFLSFMLLFIATGVGNGSTYRMIPAVFTVNPKAAAGCIGIAGAIGAFGGFLIPRGFAVSNQIAGSLIPALYVFIGVYLVMAVTTWAVYQRRGAPMATAKI from the coding sequence GTGACCACCCAAAGCGTGAACCAACAACCGTCCGAGACCGCACCCAAGAACCCGGTCCACCGCAGTGGCCGCTGGATCGACAACTGGGACGCCGAGGACGAGACCTTCTGGCGCAACGGCGGCAAGAAGATCGCCAACCGAAACCTCGGTATCTCGGTCTTCGCGGAGTTCCTCGGGTTTGGGATATGGGCGCTCTGGAGCATCGTCGTACCGCAGCTGAACTCTGTGGGCTTCGCCTTCACCATCGACCAACAGTTCTGGCTGATCGCCGTGCCCAGCCTTGTCGGAGCTACCCTTAGAATCCCTTATACGTTCGCGATCCCAATGTTCGGGGGGCGCAATTGGACCGTTGTCTCGGCGTTATTGCTCCTGGTGCCGACCGGGTTGCTTGCTTACTTTGTCTCCCGTCCAGAGACATCGTTCGGCGTCATGCTCCTCGTGGCTGCGACGGCCGGCGTCGGCGGTGGAAATTTCGCGTCGTCGATGGCCAATATCTCGTTCTTCTACCCGCAGAAGGAGAAGGGGAGAGCGCTTGGGCTTAACGCGGCCGGGGGCAACGTCGGTACGGCGGCCGTTCAGTTCGCCGTACCGATTGTGATCGCTATCGGTGCTGGCATCGCGCTGGAGCGCGCTGGGCTGATGATGATCCCGTTCATTCTGCTCGCCGGGTTCCTCGCATGGCGTTTCATGGACAACCTCACGTCCGCCAAGGCCGACTTCCGGGCGTTCGCCGCCGCGGCCCGCAACAAGCACACCTGGATCATCTCCTTCCTCTACATCGGGACATTTGGGTCGTTCATCGGTTACTCCGGCGCATTTCCGACCCTGCTCAAGGGCCAGTTTCCGCAGATGACGCTGTCGATCGCTTTCATGGGGGCACTTGTCGGCTCCCTAACCCGCCCGCTCGGCGGCATTATCGCCGACAAGGTCGGCGGTGCGAGGGTGACGATTGCGTCGTTCATCGTCATGGCCATCGGCGCGTACGGCGCGATCCTGGCGCTTGGGTCAGGGAACTTCATCTTGTTCTTCCTCTCATTCATGCTGCTGTTCATCGCGACGGGGGTCGGCAACGGTTCGACGTACCGGATGATTCCGGCCGTGTTTACAGTGAATCCGAAAGCGGCGGCCGGCTGTATCGGCATCGCGGGCGCGATTGGCGCATTCGGCGGCTTCCTCATTCCGCGTGGATTCGCGGTCTCTAACCAGATCGCGGGAAGCCTCATACCGGCGCTGTATGTCTTCATCGGCGTCTATCTGGTGATGGCCGTGACGACCTGGGCGGTCTACCAACGCCGTGGTGCCCCGATGGCGACTGCGAAGATCTAA
- a CDS encoding molybdopterin oxidoreductase family protein — MSRPDPTNTHCPYCALQCAMSLAGDDVSELEVKGRDFPTNNGGMCQKGWTSAAVLSTPDRITSPLIKDADGELRSASWGAALDLVAAQIRVTQEKYGEDSVAVFGGGGLTNEKAYALGKFARTVLRTPNIDYNGRFCMASAAAAVNRSLGIDRGLPFPLTDLGGAQAILLLGSNVAETMPPSLRHFAGARERGGLVVVDPRRSATAALTEDGAGMHLQPVPGTDLVVLLALLHIVWAENLADRDYLSDRTSGAGDVRRSVATWWPERAEQVCGIAADELRQVARALAAASASRGGTGAYILTGRGVEQSTQGTATVTAAINLALALGLPGRQGSGYGAITGQGNGQGGREHGQKSDQLPGYRKIDDPLARAHVAKVWGVDPASIPGPGKPAVQLLQDLGTSGGPKILMVHGSNLAVSAPNAGNVIDRLRSLDMLVVCDFVPSETALLADVVLPVTQWAEEEGTMTSLEGRVIRRRKALDPPEGVRSELEVLAELAARLAPSVSFDTDPSVVFDELARASAGGPADYSGLSHERLDSEPVSGYYWPVPRPDHPGTPRLFQDGFPTTDGKARMVAVDHVGPNEDLRADAPIYLLTGRVLSHYQSGAQTRRISELNRAEPAPYVEMHPLLAIRLGVDDGDAVRLTTSRGSIEAVARWNDKIRPDSVFMPFHWGGSGSVNQITNDATDPISGMPEFKVCAVDVQCLAKVSR; from the coding sequence ATGTCTCGACCGGATCCCACCAACACGCACTGCCCGTACTGCGCCCTGCAGTGTGCGATGTCCCTCGCTGGAGACGACGTCTCAGAGCTCGAGGTCAAGGGCCGAGACTTCCCGACCAACAACGGCGGAATGTGTCAGAAGGGTTGGACGAGTGCAGCGGTCCTGAGTACGCCGGACCGCATCACGAGCCCACTCATCAAAGACGCGGACGGCGAGCTGCGCAGCGCGTCATGGGGCGCGGCGCTGGACCTTGTGGCAGCGCAAATCCGCGTGACGCAAGAGAAGTACGGCGAGGACTCCGTTGCGGTCTTCGGCGGGGGCGGCCTGACGAACGAGAAGGCCTACGCGCTGGGCAAGTTCGCGCGCACGGTGCTGCGCACGCCGAACATCGATTACAACGGCCGGTTCTGTATGGCCAGCGCGGCCGCGGCGGTGAACCGATCCCTCGGGATCGACCGCGGACTACCCTTCCCGTTGACGGATCTGGGTGGTGCGCAGGCGATTCTCCTGCTTGGAAGTAACGTCGCCGAGACGATGCCGCCGTCGTTGCGGCACTTCGCCGGTGCGCGTGAGCGAGGCGGACTGGTGGTCGTCGACCCACGTCGGTCGGCTACCGCGGCCCTGACCGAGGACGGTGCGGGAATGCACCTGCAACCGGTCCCCGGCACCGATCTGGTCGTTCTTCTCGCGCTGTTGCACATCGTGTGGGCGGAGAACCTCGCAGACCGGGACTACCTGTCAGATAGGACAAGTGGCGCCGGCGATGTACGCCGAAGCGTCGCGACCTGGTGGCCGGAGCGTGCAGAGCAGGTATGTGGAATAGCGGCCGACGAGCTGCGCCAGGTGGCGCGGGCCTTGGCGGCGGCGTCCGCGTCACGAGGCGGGACAGGCGCCTACATCCTGACCGGACGAGGTGTGGAGCAGTCGACGCAGGGGACTGCGACCGTCACGGCGGCGATCAACCTCGCGCTCGCGCTCGGTCTACCGGGGCGTCAGGGCAGTGGGTACGGCGCCATCACCGGCCAGGGCAACGGGCAGGGCGGACGTGAGCATGGGCAGAAATCCGATCAGCTGCCCGGTTATCGCAAGATCGACGACCCGCTAGCACGCGCGCACGTCGCGAAGGTCTGGGGCGTGGACCCGGCATCGATCCCGGGTCCGGGTAAGCCCGCGGTGCAGCTACTCCAGGACCTTGGAACCTCTGGCGGCCCGAAGATCCTGATGGTCCACGGCAGCAATCTCGCCGTCAGCGCACCCAACGCCGGCAACGTCATTGACCGACTCAGGTCGCTGGACATGCTCGTCGTATGCGATTTCGTCCCGTCCGAGACGGCACTTCTCGCGGACGTCGTACTGCCGGTCACCCAATGGGCGGAGGAAGAGGGCACCATGACCTCCCTCGAGGGACGGGTGATCCGGCGCCGTAAGGCACTCGATCCTCCGGAGGGCGTGCGATCCGAACTGGAGGTCCTCGCAGAACTTGCCGCCAGGCTCGCGCCGTCGGTCAGCTTCGACACCGACCCATCAGTGGTGTTCGACGAACTTGCCCGGGCCAGTGCGGGCGGGCCGGCCGACTACAGCGGGCTGAGCCACGAGCGCCTCGACAGCGAGCCCGTGTCCGGCTACTACTGGCCGGTACCGCGGCCGGATCATCCTGGTACGCCGAGGCTCTTCCAAGACGGGTTCCCAACTACCGATGGGAAAGCGCGCATGGTGGCCGTCGATCACGTGGGCCCGAACGAAGATCTGCGCGCCGATGCGCCGATCTACCTCCTCACCGGGCGCGTGCTGTCGCACTACCAGTCGGGCGCGCAAACTCGCCGCATCTCTGAGCTCAACCGAGCCGAGCCAGCGCCGTACGTCGAAATGCATCCGCTGCTGGCGATCCGGCTCGGGGTCGATGACGGTGACGCCGTACGGCTGACCACGAGCCGCGGATCGATTGAGGCGGTGGCGCGGTGGAACGACAAGATCCGGCCAGACAGCGTTTTCATGCCCTTTCATTGGGGTGGGTCAGGCAGCGTCAACCAGATCACGAACGATGCGACAGACCCGATCTCCGGAATGCCGGAGTTCAAAGTGTGCGCGGTCGACGTCCAATGCTTAGCAAAGGTCAGCCGATGA